cccaatccttcttgaaaggatttccagaatttagctgtgaactgtgTTCCTCTGTCAGTAATGATGGATACAGGAATGccatgaagtcgtactatctctttgagatACAATCTGGCGTAGTCCTCCGCTGAATATGTGGATCTGACTGGCAGAAAATATGCTGACTTCGTGAGTttgtcaacaatcacccatatggagtcatatttaTGCGGAGAACGAGATAAGCCTATAacaaaatccatgttaatctcTTCctatttccaggttggaatttccattgcttgcacgAGCCCTGCTGGTTTTtagtgctcaattttcacttgttgacaatttggacattgagctacaaactcgctatatctctcttcattcctTCCCACTAATACATTagtttaagatcatggtacatctttgtcgctcctagGTGAACGGAATAATGAGAGTAATGGGATTCCTCCAGAATCTGACGACGTAATCCCacaacatccggaacacatagcctgcttcGATACCTGAGAATTCCATCTGCAGagatctcaaatggtgacttctccttttggggaagtgtatctctataatagCTCAACTTGGAATCTTTATATTGGTGCCTTTTTACTTCCGTATCTAGGGACGAAATAGTTAGGTTATGCTACAGCGGAACATCACACCTactgcccatggatttacgactaagagcatcggctaccacatttgcttttccaGGATGGTATCGAATATTTATATTGTAGTCCTTTAataactctaaccatcgcctctgttgcagattcaattccttttgcttgaaaatatattggagacttttgtgatctgtgtagatatccacatggacaccgtacaaataatgcctccatatctttagaGCATGAATAATCGGCTAGTTTaaggtcatgggtcggatagttcttctcatgtttccgcaattgcctggaagcataagcaatgaacttaccatgctgcatcaatacacgcCCCTAACCtgacaccggaggcatcacaatacaccacatagcCTTCtaatccttctggaagtgtcaggactggagcTGAAGTCAACCTATCTTTCAGCTCCtcgaagctacgctcacaagcatcagtccactgaaatTTGGCGGCTTTCTGTGTTAGCTTCGTCAACGGTGctaaaatagaggaaaatccttccacaaatcttctgtaataacccgCCAATCCTAGAAAGCTACAGACTTTTGTAGGTAttataggccttggccaagtcttcctttgcctcaatcttttgagtatcgaCCCGAATACCGGTGGCTAAgatgatatggcccagaaaaaTTACAGAATTCAGCTAGAattcatattttgaaaatttagcatataattttcgagctcgaagaattccaaggatagtatgcaaatgatctgcatgctcctcCTCTGACTTGGAATATACtaggatgtcatcaatgaacacaattataaataaatctAGGAATGGCCTGAACACGTCATTCATCAAgttcatgaacactgctggagcGTTAGTCAAGCCAAACGACATCAGcggaaattcataatgaccgtatctagttctgaaagccgtcttTAGAATGTCTTCTTCTTTGACCCTCACTTGGTGGTATCTtgacctcagatctatcttgaaaaaccacttggctccttgcaattgatcaaataaatcatcgatcctcgaaagtggatatttattctttattgtcaccctgttcaactgcctataatcaatacacatccgcaaggacccatctttctttcttacaaataagataggtgctccccatggcgatgaactgggcctaataaatcccttctcgagcaaatctttcaattgtgcttttaactctttcaattctgcaggagccattctgtagggAGGGATGGATATCGGCTCAGTATCTGGCAACATATTGATAGTAaattcaatctcccgttctggtggaaggcctggaTGTTCATCCGGaaacacatctggaaactcatttactaccgggacagATTGGAGAGTCGGTGGTTTTGCTTCgatgtcatgaactcgaactaaatgataaatacagccgttggcgatcatcttccttgctttgagataggaaataaatctgcCTTTTGGAGATGCGGTATTACCTTTCCACTCCAggactggttctcccggaaattggaaccGAACCACTTTGGCTTTACAATCtacattggcataacaggaagctaaccaatccatgcccataataacatcgaaatccaGCATTTCCAGTTCAATTAAATCAGCTACGGTGTGTCGACCACATACTGCAATCACACActttttatacacttgtctagctattactggatcaccaaccggagtagacacttcaaaaggtttgattggctcgggttttatTCCAATACGACCAGcgatataaggagtaatatatgacaaagtagaacccggatcaatcaatgcataaacatcataagaagatacgttcaatatacctgtaacaacatcggGGGAGGTCTccagatcctgtcgtccggccaatgcataaatacggttctggggaccgctcgaactagaggctcctcctctgcctctgCCACGGCCCGCTGAAacctggggagtctgccctacagGGCGCACGGACGACGAAGAACCTGCTACTGAACCTGTGGGCTGGGCCTCATCTCGGCCGCTCCTcaatggacaatcacgcatcatatggccAACTCGACcgcaggcatagcaagcatccgagCCTCAGCGATACTGACCTGAATGTAGCTTACCGCACTGACTACACCGTGGCAATGGTCTCTCCGACCGGAATCAAATATCGGGAACCCgaagctctcgaactctgacttGGCCAAGAATAGATAAGGCGATCAGACCTCTAgcccgcaaatcgaggaggcATACTAGTTGCAGACTAGCCTGAATGTCTGGAATACTGTTTCCCCTGGCCTCCTCTATACTCACTGCTAGCACCCGCAGATCTAGTCCTCTTACCGCGTCCCCTATCTATATCTCGCTCACCCCTATGCggttgttgttgctcttctagGTTCTGGGCATGTGCTTGAATACGCGAGATATCCATTCCTTCCAGaagtgaagccgtcaaacaatctttaaataagtgtggccctaagccactcacaaaccgatgtacccggtctcccatgtcggctaccatggccggagcatatctagccaatgaattaaaccgAAGACTATATTTCCGGGCACTCATACTCCCTTGCTTgagattcaagaatttatcagcACGAGCccgacggacctcgggtggtaaataatgacgaataaaagcatccacaaactcttgccatttCGAGGGAGGTGTTTTTTCTCCTCTTAAAGaaatccagttattataccatagaacaGCTACATCCCTGagtctataagaagccaactccacggactcagTATCAAAAAGCATGAATTATTCTCAGtgttctcagcatctcatcaataaagccctgcgggtcttTATCCGGTTTTGTCCCGAAATAttctggagggttcaagctcataaaatcacgggctcgggCACTCGTCGCCTTATCACTTGGACCCGCACTCTGCCGCTGAGTATGAGCAgcaactaactgagtcagcaaCTGGACTGCATCACATAAGTCCTGATTCGGAGAAATAGGGGAAGGGGCTGGGGCCCTTTCATGCTCCTCTGGGCTGGAGGAATAGGAGTGGGAGTAGCATGCGAGGGAGTAGCACTCTGAACCTCGCTATGTCCCAACTCAGCTGGAGGTTCTCGACTGGTGCCTTCCCCAGCGGCATTTAATATTGTGCGGATTTGCTTCTTCCTTggcggcatcgctgaaatcataacgcacaattaggatGAGAAGAAATCTTACATTatagctctaccgcacgatctatgaagaagaaagatgctCATTATTCCTAGATGCTCcgcaacctcttgtttataagtgtggcgcgcttcacacccataaacaagactctactggacacggctcgtagaaacaccctaggacagaactgctctgataccacttttgtcacgacccgcctagtgggccatgacgggtacccgaagctgactaccgagcaccaccagTCTTACTACTATCATGCCAGGCTGTACATATATAATCTCCCAAAACCATGCTTATTATGAATTGATTATAAACTACTTCGTAAAACcagtacatgtatatataagccctcacgACAACAAAAGAATGATATACGAAATATACATTGAGGGCcacataacatctactacccacacatgagtatctacgagcctctaactggaatactgaaGTCATGaagacgggacaagaccccgccataTCCAAGTATGTACACCAAAAGAATATATCGGAAACTGCACCTCCGGAATATGGAAGTGCTCCTGTGCAAACTGATCTGACTCCTAGGAAGCtgggtcgtctccctgtctacctgtgggcatgaacacaacgtccaaaagaaaaggacatcagtacgaacaatgtaccgagtatgtaaggcacgcaTTATGACATAATAAAGAAACAGGAAAGTAAAAGATGATAGGATAACCTGTGACTgtttgcctcttaaggcggagtcatgcatacAAGCTTATataaataacatcatatcatatcatatattgctgcggaacgtgtagcccgatccatatcgaTATACTCATCACATATCAATATATTGTCGCGGAACGAACGACCCGATCCATTTACCCATGTATCCCgcatccgggcatcccgcgtccgggacgttATGCATATATCACGCCTCactttcccctatatatatatatatatatatatatatatatatatatatatatatatacatatatatatatatatatatatatacacacacacacatatatatacatacatatgtatgtatatagatatatatatatatatatatatatatatatatatatatatatatatatatatatatatatatatatcacacacacacacacacacacacacacacacacatatatatatatatatatctttcccCATGTcccaaataatatatatatatatctatatacatatatatcatacatatatatagtacaagTACCATGCATGAGAGCCCCATTAAAATATgcactctatcggagtgacgtaaggtcgtgaacctccgATTAAATTATGGCGTCATCATCGGCGCTAGGTCTCACATTGAAGGAACTAATACCATGAAATGAGACAACAACAAAGAGTAACATCAATGGAATCATAAGCGTAGAAGCATCAACATCATGgaaacatcattatcatcttcACTAGCATAAAACATATCTCATGAGGAGCTTTTAATGATCTTTAACTTTCGtgttttgggatgtaagaaggtcatgggaatatATATAGAAGAAGTTATGATACatgagtcatgcctttgaaagaaggggactagccttacatacctttatgtctccttaacTATATCGGCTAAGAGCTCTCCTTCCGGATTCACAATGCTACATACAAAAGGGTTCATACGAAAATTAGATCATCCGAAGTATACTTAAGCTTATACTAAAGCGGCTaaggctaacaaaaattgggcagcatttcctttgttttgaaaacttttcctcatataataaaacaactcctaaacatcataacaacacccataacCTCATAATATGTAAATTCCCCTTGAGTTAGATATTACTCAACTTCCCAATCCTCCTTCAAAATCCTCCATACCCGTAACTACAATGCAATGTCATGTCCCTCATTCATATAATACTTTCACAATATCCTTAGTGTTATTCATAGTAATATCATACTCATATGACAccatgaatcataactcaaccTATCTTTCAACTCAACATACCCTTATTAGCATAGTTGAGTCTATATTCCATATGTGTttctaattcaagttcttcaactactcaacaccatCAACAACATGAAACAATTGtaaaaatcacctttgattatgtagagaTGACCTTTGAatgaaaatactccacttgagaagagCTTTATTCtaataccaaagagattcttaaTGTCTATCAACCCTAGGGAGCATCCACACCTTTGATTCTTCCAACTTTggatgtttgatctttgatttcccttcttGGATAGTTTTGGTGTGATATGGAGAAGATTCTAGAGGTTTTTGGAAGATTGGAGAagtggaaaatgagaaaaagaaaatgaaaccgtgcatatataaaaatagaattcggacccgacccgaaatataCGGTCTACTATACGTactgtataatttatacggtctgtataatggaccgtatgtttcctcCATATTGTCACTCCTCtctggaagggttctacggtcagatatatgggccgtataaattatacggtccgtatttatgaccgtataatccacCATTTACCGGGATTTGtcctcgtcgtttcgtttgatctcgaatccttatggaaccttcttggcacttgtttaacacttcctTAAAAATCTAGCGAATCTTATAACTCTTCCTCTAGGCCTTACTAAATATTCGTTAGCTCAATAACCGTGAAATCttccccaaacacaacttatacttctcTCCCTTTGACGAACCTAGTTCCACCAAGTCGTGTAACCTAAAAATCTTATTGCATATACTTTAAAGTTGTCAATCACCCTCTTATGGTCATGGGAGCTTCACGTTCGTcttaagcttgcgttagtctattcacgacTCAACGACataaaattttcgaggtgtaacaactccCTCgacccaaaaagattgtcctcttttgacttggcacaaagtttaagaaataaagaaagacttttgaaatctGTGGTCCAAAAccagccttagatatttgtatggctataaatcatcttataaagttaaattgtttctaaatatagaaagggacgcttttttttggaatacactaaaaaggaaaggaggataatctttttgggactgagGGAGTATATACTACCACATAATTCATAATACCATCCATATGGTGAACATCTCCTTTTAGGGagtattgttattatgatcATGGCCAAAACCTTTATAAGGAAgacttatttcttatttttagcctttggtaattcatgataAGACATACTGCAATACTTATGATGTACTAAAAGTACATGACCAATTACTGTTCATGCCAAAATACAATTTTTCTCTCAAATAATACATGAACACGTCCTTATCCATGATGTTACacatttactttaaaaaatggGCGAGCATTCACGATGTTTATCACAAGTCACATTCTCTTCAAGGAACGAAGTCATAAATTTTATTACAAGCCATTGtctttatcatattcatagACCCACCTAGACATCACTTTTAAATTGTATTCCTTCCTTTTGATGGATTTACAGAATTTATCAACTTAGGTTGCACGACAACTGCGTGCCCAATGACCTTTCATACCAAATTGATGACAAAAGTTACCTTTGCGTTTCGAAGGACTACTTGGAGAACCC
The nucleotide sequence above comes from Lycium ferocissimum isolate CSIRO_LF1 unplaced genomic scaffold, AGI_CSIRO_Lferr_CH_V1 ctg9997, whole genome shotgun sequence. Encoded proteins:
- the LOC132046237 gene encoding uncharacterized protein LOC132046237 — encoded protein: MPPRKKQIRTILNAAGEGTSREPPAELGHSEVQTPLTKLTQKAAKFQWTDACERSFEELKDRLTSAPVLTLPEGLEGYVVYCDASGVRLGACIDAAWYRSRLCVPDVVGLRRQILEESHYSHYSVHLGATKMYHDLKLMY